AGTAATGAAGCAAATTCAAACGCAAATCAGGGCATTCTTCTGGATAATTCAAGCAATAATGAAGTGTTCAACAACAGTATATCTCAAAACTCCAGAGGTATTTACTTAAGTTCATCATCCAGTGGGAACGAAGTTTCAGGCAATATAGTGAATTCGAATACTGGTCGTGGTATTGAACTTTATTTTGCCGGCAGTAACAATCTTACCAGTAATGTTGTAAGTTCGAATAGTAATTACGGAATTTACCTGACAAATTCCAGTAATAGTTTCCTGATCAGTAATACAGCTTCGAGCAACTCTAAAGGCATCTATGTTGTGAATTCAAGCGAGTGTATGATCTCTAACAATACTGTCTCTAATAATAGAGTAGATCTTAATAACTCAAACGGGATAATGCTCTCGAACTCCAGTAACAATACTCTTTACATGAATAAGGCTGTCAACAATCCCTATGGAATTTCTCTGGATTCTTCTCAAAACAATAATATTTCAAGTAACAATGTGACTTTAAGCACTAAACACGGTCTATTTTTGTGTGCTCGGAGCACTAATAATCTTATTTTTAATAACTATCTGAATAACACATTTAATACAAATAATAATAACACCCAAGGTATCTGGAATATAACAATAACTCCGGGTAGGAGCATTGTGAATGGACCAAATACCGGAGGGAATTATTGGGCAAACCCTCTCGGGACAGGCTTCTCCCAGACTGCAACCGATGCAGATGGGGATGGCATTGCTGATTCAGTATATAATGGAGATAACTTAGTAGACTACCACCCGCTTGTAGCTGTCAATCTCGCGCTTCCTGTTGCAAATTTCAGCAGCAATGTAACAAGTGGTCTTGCTCCTCTGTCAGTTCAGTTTACTGACAGTTCTCAGAATGCAACTGGCTGGAAATGGGACTTCGACAACAACGGTGTAGTAGATTCAATTATCCAGAATCCTGTCAATGTGTATACAGTTCCAGGAAATTATACTGTTAATCTTACAGTAAACAACGAAAACGGTACTAATTCAAAGTTCGGTAACATAACCGTTTCAGCTGGTTCTGTACTTCCTGTTGCAAACTTCACCACTAACATTACAAGTGGAAATACTCCTCTTACAGTCCTGTTTACAGATACTTCTCAAAATGCAACCGGATGGAACTGGAACTTTGGGGACGGAGCTACTTCAACAGAGCAGAACCCGACCCATACTTACTTTGCTACAGGAACCTATACTGTTAACCTGACAGTAAGTAACGGAAACAGTTTTGCCTCCAAAATTGCTACGATAACTGTATTGGAGAGCAACTCTGATGACGACAATGACGACTCAAGTGGAGGAAGTAGCCACAGCAGTGGCGGCGGTGGCGGTGGCGGTTCTCCTGAGCCTGCAAGGAATGTTGAAGTAAAGGAGCTTTCTCAGGTCGTCATTACAAACGGCAAAGCTGCTCAGTTTGATTTCACAAAGAACGCAACATGTGTCGTGTATGTGGGCTTTGATGCCAAGAAGACTGTTGGAAAGACCACAACCATTGTTGAGCAGTTAAAAAATAAATCTACACTTGTCTCCAACCTTTCTGAAGGAGAGGTCTACAGGTACTTCAATGTCTGGGTAGGAAACAGCGGGTTTGCAAGCTCAGAAAACATAGAAAATCCGAACATATGTTTCAAGGTTGAAAAGTCCTGGATCAAGGATAAAAACATAGACAAGGATTCAATCACTCTCAACAGGTACAGCAATAAAACCTGGGAACAACTGCCAGTCAGCCTTTCAGGGGAAGATGACAAGTATCTGTATTTCAAATCCAGCGTCCCGGGTTATTCATTCTTTGCAATAACAGGGAAGTCAAATGCTTCTTCGGAAGAAACTGTAACTGAAATACAGCCCGAAGGCAAACCTGACAATTCTGAGGAAAATATAGAAGATACAGGATCAGAAGTTGACCATGAGTCTGACGGGGACGAAGAAAGCACAGGCATGCCAGGCTTTGATATGGTTTACGGAATAGCCGGTCTGCTTGCAGTGTTCCTGTACAAACGGAAGTAAAAGAGCTAAAAACCAGGAAATTAATATGGAAAACATGGATGAGGGTATCAGATCTTCATCCTGTCTTTCTTTTTTATTTCACTTTTTCATGCATTCTAAATTTCTCTTCTTGTCTTCCATTTAATTTACCCATTTTTGTCTTACTTTCATTCTTTTGTCTTTTCTCTAGACTGTTTCTGTCACTCTCTTGTTTTTTCCCTCGACTGTTTCTTATTTACTTTTTAATTTATATTCCTGACTTGCTTGACTCTAAAATTGCCTTTTCAAATTATAGAGTAGAAAAAAAATCCTTAACCTGAAAGTAAAGAAATCTTAATAGGATCAGGTTTTATTGAGTGAAACACCTGCATCTGATACACAGCAGATAATGCTAATTTTGAAGAATCAACTGTAGCTTGTTATTGTGAAAGCTAATCTGAAACCTCGAAAAAGAGAGTATACGGAACTTATTTTAATAGACTGGAATTGGTTTTCTTTTCTTTATGTACTTTTATAGCTATTATTCTGATATTATTTTCTAATAGATTTATATTATTTCATGTTTATTTCAGCTTGGGGAAGATAAATCTTAATATAAATAATATCGGACGTGGGGGATTCAAATACACAGAGTAATTGCTCTATTTTTAGCCTTACTGGTTTTGACATTAGGCTCGGGTATAGGAACTGCAACTGAAATTGTTGTCCAGTCAGGACAGTCAATTCAGGATGCAGTGAATAGTTCGGTTTCAGGCGATGAGATTATCGTAAGCCCGGGAAACTATACTGAAAATCTCAGAATAACAACAAGTGATCTGATTGTCAGGTCAGCTTCCGGGAACCCTGAAGATACAATCGTGACTGCGAACAATCCGGCTGAGGATGCGATTTATGTCGAAGCAAATAACGTAACGATTAGAGATCTCAGCATTAATGGTGCAGGAAATGACCGCGCAGGAATTTATTTGATAAGGTCCAGCAACTGTACTATCGAAAATAATGAGCTTTTAAATGACGCTCTCGGAATCTACCTTAAAAACTCGGCTTATAACCTGATTCTCAACAATAAAGCAGCAGAAGGTAAGAGAGCAGTTAATGTTGACAGATCAAACTATAACACAGTATCAGGTAATACTGTTTCAAATCAGAGGTATGGAATATATCTTCTTGTCTCTGAGGGGAATCTGGTTTCAAATAACATGGTAAGTATGAGTGCTGATCACGGTATTGTTCTGGAAAGCTGCAGTAATACCAGCCTTGAAAACAACACTGCAAGCTCAAACGAGGACAATGGAATTCACCTTGTTGGGTCAAGTGGCAATAACCTGACAGGCAATACCGTAGATTCAAACCTGGTCTATGGTATATATCTGACGGATTCCAGTAGGAACAATCTGACAAATAATACGGCATTGAACAGCAGTAGAGGCATTTTCCTCTTCAGATCAGGCGAAAGTGTGCTCTCAGGGAACACGGTTTCAAACAGCGGAGACGGTATCCTGATCGCATCCACAGAAAACAGCAATATCTCAGAGAATACAGTCCTGGATAACAGCGTCTCTGGAATATCTTTGCAGAATTCTAGTACCTGTGTCATAAGCGACAATATACTCTCTAATAGCACACTTGGAATAAATCTGGCTTTCTCCGGCAACAGTACTGTGATTAATAACAGTGTTCTGGGTGGGGGAAGAGGGCTTAACCTGCAGGACTCAAACTACAATACGCTCTTTAACAATACAGCTTTGAACAACAGGTACGGCGCTTACCTGCTGCGCTCAGGCTGGAACGTACTCTCAAATAACACGGTAAACGAAAGTGATGATCATGGTATTGTTCTTGAGAACTCAAGCAACTATAATGACATTACCAGTAACATAGCAAGCTCTAACCGTGCTTATGGTATATACCTTGCAGGTTCAAATAACAATAACTTAAGCAGTAACGAAGCATCCGGCAACAGTAGAGGAGTTTACCTTATTACTTCGAACGGTAACACTCTTTTGAAAAATACTGTCCTGAATAATGGCGAGTACGCAATTCTGCTATCGTATTCCTCAGGTAACAATATCTCGGAAAACGAGGCTTCTAATAGCAACAGGGGCATTCACCTGAGCACCTCTAGCGATAATACGCTTTCAGGCAATACTATTGTCTCAAATAGCATTTCCGGCGTATACATGGCTTCAACAAGCAATAACAACATCTTCTTTAATAACTATCTGAATAACAATGTTAATGCAGATGTCAAACAGGGAAGCGCCGGAAATATCTTGAACACAACTAAAACCGCAGGTACAAGCATAACGGGTGGCCCGTATATAGGAGGAAATTATTGGGCAAAACCTGATGGCACAGGTTTCTCCCAGACTGCAGCCGATGCAGACGGAGATTTCATTGCCGATGGAGTGTTCAACGTTTCAAATAGTGGCTACACGGACTATTTCCCGCTTGTAGTTGCTTCTGAAACACAACAACCCGTAATTCCAGCAAATATAACGGACAGTCAAACTGAAACTTTAACAAACGAGTCGGAAATGCCTGCAAACGAATCGGAGCTGGATATTATTGCAACAGAATCAATTACTAACGAAACAGAAACAACTACTCACGAAAACGAAAGTGAGTATGAGTACGAAAGTGAGTATGAGTACGAAAGTGAGTATGAGTACTAAAATGAGGAATGAGGAATGATATAAAGAAGCTTGGTTTCAAAAGGACTGTACTAAGTAACTCAATTAATAATAAGAAAGGCTGGATGAAGGTATGGCTCCTTCATCTTAATTTTTTCTTTTTTCTTACTTTCTCCCCTTATTCTTTTTCATGAGATCTTAATCTGCTGACCAATTCTCAATTTTCTGATTTATAATCTATTCCTGAGGTCTTGGTATTAGAATGGATTTTCCGCACGGTTAATAGATGCTTATTCATACTATTAAAATAAAAAAATCTAAACAGACAAATAAAATTAATAAATAAGTTCAAAAAATCTGTACTCGAATTAACAAATCCAGATATTAATATATTTATGTATCCGTTTTCTGTTAATAATTATTTTATATTTATATTGATCGATTATTGACTTAAACTAGTTTAAGTTAAACCAGTATATTTATATCGTTGCAGGATTTTTCATCTAACTTGCTAGAATATCTGTTAGAATATCTATTAGAATATCTATTAGAATATGTGGTTAGAATATATGGTTGAATTTCTAGTTGGAACACTTCCATAAATGTCTTTAAAGGAGAAGTTATAATAAACAAACTGATTATTTTACTTGCAGCTTTTCTTATTTTTACATCAATCCAGGGTATCGGAACTGCGGCCGAGATCTTTGTCCAGCCAGGAGATTCGATACAGGAAACAGTAAGCAGTGCGCGTTCAGGTGATGAAATTATTGTAAAGCCAGGGACCTATTCAGAGCATATTATTATAACAAGGAATAATCTGGTAGTAAGGTCAGAATCCGACAACCCTGAAGATACAGTAATTGAAGCTTATGATCCGAATGCTGACATACTCACGATACAGGCAGATAACCTAACATTTAAAGGGTTCACGATTACCGGAGCCGGAACCAATTGTTCAGGTATCTCCCTGTATGAATGCAATAACTGCCTTATCGACAATAACAAGCTTTTCAACGACTCCATGGGAATATACATTGCATACTCCGAGAAAAACAGGATTTTAAACAATAAAATTGTCAAAGGCAGCAGGGGAATCAGCATTGAACAGTCCAATCACAACTCAATTGTAAGCAATAAAGTTTCTAAATGCAGGTATGGAATCTATCTTCTGAATTCTAAAGAAAACAGGGTCTCTAAAAACACAGTTCTGGAAAACAGAGAGTACGGTCTTCTGCTTTCGGCCTCGAACGGCAACACTCTTTCCGGAAATATCGTTTCTGACAACAGCAGAGGCATTCACATTGGAAACTCTGACGGCAACACGCTCTCTAATAACGCGATCTCTTTAAATGAAGTCAACGGACTTTTTGTCTGTCCGAGAAGTGATAAAAATCTTGTTTTCAATAACTACTTCAATAATACCCTCAATGTAGAGGCCAATAACGGAACCTCAAATGCTTATAACAATCCAAAGACCGAAGGCAAAAATATTGCAGGCGGACCATATATCGGAGGGAATTACTGGGCAGCACCTAACGGGACAGGTTTTTCGGAAAATGCAACTGATGCAGATGGAGATGGAATTGCTGATGAAAGATACAGGTTTGAAACCAGTTACTATATTGATTACCTGCCTCTTGTAGCTTACAAACCTCCGGAACCGGTCCTTCCTGTAGCAAACCTGAGCACCAGTGTCCCGGAGGGTT
The genomic region above belongs to Methanosarcina horonobensis HB-1 = JCM 15518 and contains:
- a CDS encoding NosD domain-containing protein; amino-acid sequence: MQETVSSARSGDEIIVKPGTYSEHIIITRNNLVVRSESDNPEDTVIEAYDPNADILTIQADNLTFKGFTITGAGTNCSGISLYECNNCLIDNNKLFNDSMGIYIAYSEKNRILNNKIVKGSRGISIEQSNHNSIVSNKVSKCRYGIYLLNSKENRVSKNTVLENREYGLLLSASNGNTLSGNIVSDNSRGIHIGNSDGNTLSNNAISLNEVNGLFVCPRSDKNLVFNNYFNNTLNVEANNGTSNAYNNPKTEGKNIAGGPYIGGNYWAAPNGTGFSENATDADGDGIADERYRFETSYYIDYLPLVAYKPPEPVLPVANLSTSVPEGYALFSVQFTDLSKNSTSRSWDFENDGTIDSSEEIHVYTYSVSGIYTVNLTIANENGTDSKLVTINVEEENVTEVLPGSEPGTPEGDFSSPGNTDTTESQAEQGSGLKEISSIPGFEMIYGIFGLLAIFLYKGTSK
- a CDS encoding right-handed parallel beta-helix repeat-containing protein; translated protein: MTLGSGIGTATEIVVQSGQSIQDAVNSSVSGDEIIVSPGNYTENLRITTSDLIVRSASGNPEDTIVTANNPAEDAIYVEANNVTIRDLSINGAGNDRAGIYLIRSSNCTIENNELLNDALGIYLKNSAYNLILNNKAAEGKRAVNVDRSNYNTVSGNTVSNQRYGIYLLVSEGNLVSNNMVSMSADHGIVLESCSNTSLENNTASSNEDNGIHLVGSSGNNLTGNTVDSNLVYGIYLTDSSRNNLTNNTALNSSRGIFLFRSGESVLSGNTVSNSGDGILIASTENSNISENTVLDNSVSGISLQNSSTCVISDNILSNSTLGINLAFSGNSTVINNSVLGGGRGLNLQDSNYNTLFNNTALNNRYGAYLLRSGWNVLSNNTVNESDDHGIVLENSSNYNDITSNIASSNRAYGIYLAGSNNNNLSSNEASGNSRGVYLITSNGNTLLKNTVLNNGEYAILLSYSSGNNISENEASNSNRGIHLSTSSDNTLSGNTIVSNSISGVYMASTSNNNIFFNNYLNNNVNADVKQGSAGNILNTTKTAGTSITGGPYIGGNYWAKPDGTGFSQTAADADGDFIADGVFNVSNSGYTDYFPLVVASETQQPVIPANITDSQTETLTNESEMPANESELDIIATESITNETETTTHENESEYEYESEYEYESEYEY
- a CDS encoding NosD domain-containing protein; protein product: MYNASPGDTIIVGPGTYTENLNINKSLIIRSSGSSADTIIVANNTNAHVITIQDQNSVTMKGFNITGAGTNYSGIYVLRSPNCVIEDNILHNDGLGVYLKTSNNNIIRNNTASKNLLIGTGTGFNIEQSNYTTVSNNTVSNHGYGIYVRGSQGEILSGNTISQNAIDSIVVENSISNILENNTVKSNARYGVYLSGSGNNSLRYNLVSNGTNGIYLVGSPENTISGNTVDFGSSHDIMLDNSSDNSVTNNTISSSEYGIAVRYSNNNILTGNNAYNNTQGLYITLTSSNNTLSGNTANSNSGTGISLYRVSDNILESNEANSNANQGILLDNSSNNEVFNNSISQNSRGIYLSSSSSGNEVSGNIVNSNTGRGIELYFAGSNNLTSNVVSSNSNYGIYLTNSSNSFLISNTASSNSKGIYVVNSSECMISNNTVSNNRVDLNNSNGIMLSNSSNNTLYMNKAVNNPYGISLDSSQNNNISSNNVTLSTKHGLFLCARSTNNLIFNNYLNNTFNTNNNNTQGIWNITITPGRSIVNGPNTGGNYWANPLGTGFSQTATDADGDGIADSVYNGDNLVDYHPLVAVNLALPVANFSSNVTSGLAPLSVQFTDSSQNATGWKWDFDNNGVVDSIIQNPVNVYTVPGNYTVNLTVNNENGTNSKFGNITVSAGSVLPVANFTTNITSGNTPLTVLFTDTSQNATGWNWNFGDGATSTEQNPTHTYFATGTYTVNLTVSNGNSFASKIATITVLESNSDDDNDDSSGGSSHSSGGGGGGGSPEPARNVEVKELSQVVITNGKAAQFDFTKNATCVVYVGFDAKKTVGKTTTIVEQLKNKSTLVSNLSEGEVYRYFNVWVGNSGFASSENIENPNICFKVEKSWIKDKNIDKDSITLNRYSNKTWEQLPVSLSGEDDKYLYFKSSVPGYSFFAITGKSNASSEETVTEIQPEGKPDNSEENIEDTGSEVDHESDGDEESTGMPGFDMVYGIAGLLAVFLYKRK